One Streptomyces rubradiris genomic window, CCGTACAGGGCGGTCACACCGCCCGCGCCCAGGGCACCGATCCCCCCGTCCTCGAGGGCCGGGGCCAGGAAGGTGAAGCAGCCCAGCAGTACCGCGCCCTCGACCAGGCCGAAGGCCATGACCAGCCAGGACCAGCGCCGCCGCAGCACCGAGGCGAGTTGTTCGGACGGCCGGCGCAGGGTGGTGTCGGCACGGGACTCGGACAGTCCGCGCATGCCGGCGACCGTGACCGCGGCCAGCACGGCGGACAGCGCCAGCATCACCCGCCAGCTGAACAGGGCTGCTGCTGCGCCGGCGACCAGGGTGGCGGCCGCGGTGCCGATGGCGAGGGCCAGCTGCAGATCCGACAGGGCCCGCTGGCGTACGGCCGCGGGGACGGTGTCGCCCACGTACGTCAGGGAGGCGGGGACGACCGCCCCGAAGAACGCCCCGGTGGCGATCCGCAGGATCACGAGCGTGGTCAGGTCGGGTGCGGCCGCGGACACCAGTCCGCACACCGCCGCGGCGCACAGGGTGAAGCGGATGACCCGCATGCGCCCGTAGCGGTCGGACAGCATGCCCCACACCGGCTGGGCGCACCCGTACGCGAAGAAGTAGCCGCTCGCGACCAGCACGACCTGGCCGAGCCGGACGTGGAATCCGGTGGCGATGGCCATCAGCAGGGGGGTGATCGCGAAGCGGTCGAAGTTGCTGAGGAAACAGGCCACGGCGAGCGCGGGCGGCACCCGCGCCGCGGTCTGCGGCGCCGGGGGCGAGTCGGCCGGCGCGCTCGGCGGGAGGGCGGACCCGGTCGTCTCGGGCTGTACGTCTTGGGACACGGCAGGGCCTTTCCACGAGAGGCGCAAAGGTTTTACGGTCCCGATCGTGCGCCGTCGGCGGGCGGGCAGCCAGGAGACAAATACTCACAGCCTCGCGTGCGCGGCACCGGCGCGGCCGTTCAACCGCCTGGCGCGGAACACTTGAACGTGCCGGGCCGCAGGTGCCGGCGGCCCGGGCGTGCGCCGCGGGGCTCCCGGCCCGGACGCCCGCCGCGCGGACCGGGGGCGCCCCGGGGGAACGGCCGGTACGCGCTGCTAGCCTGGGCCGATGGCAGCCATGAGGGATCTGGGTGACACCGGCCGCCGTACGCTCGGGGCGTTCGTGAGGTCGCGGCGCGAGCGGTTGTCTCCCGAGGACGTGGGAATCTCCGACTTCTCGCGCCGCCGTACCCCCGGGTTGCGCCGCGAGGAGGTGGCCTCGCTGTCCGGGGTGAGCCTGAGCTGGTACACGTGGCTGGAGCAGGGCCGGGACATCAAGGTCTCGCGTCAGGTGCTCGCCTCGCTCGCGCGGGCCTTGAGGCTCTCCGCGCCGGAGATCCGGCACCTGTACCGGCTCAGCAACGAACTGCCCCCGGATCTCGGCGAGGTGCGCGGCTGCCCTGGCCGCAACGAGCAGCTCCAAGCCCTGCTGGACGCCCTGCAGCCCAATCCGGCGATGCTGCTGGACCACCACTGGGACGTGGTGGCCTGGAACCGGGCGGAGGCGGCGCTCTTCACGGACTTCGGCGCGCTGCCGGCCGAGCGCCGCAACATGCTGTGGGTCATTTTCGGCTGGCGGCCCGCGCGTTCCCTGATGACGGACTGGGAGGCCCAGGCCACGCAGGTGCTCGCCCAGTTCCGGATGCGCGCCGACGAGGAGCCCGCGGACCCCCGCTACGCGGAGGTGGTGGCCGATCTGCTGGCCCACACACCCGACTTCGCCCGTTTCTGGCAGCGGCACGACGTCGCCGACTACCGGACCGTGTACAAGGACTTCGCGCACCCGAGGGTGGGCCGGCTCACCCTGCGCCAGTCGAAGCTGATCGCCGCGGACGACCCGCGCGTGCACCTGCTGGCCCGTTTCCCGGCCGACGAGGCGACGAAGGACGCGCTCGCGCGACTCGGTTGAGGCGAGGCCCGGTCCGCCGAGGCCGTGACACGGGGCCGACGGGCGGTCCTGGCTCACTGCTCCTGCT contains:
- a CDS encoding MFS transporter, translating into MSQDVQPETTGSALPPSAPADSPPAPQTAARVPPALAVACFLSNFDRFAITPLLMAIATGFHVRLGQVVLVASGYFFAYGCAQPVWGMLSDRYGRMRVIRFTLCAAAVCGLVSAAAPDLTTLVILRIATGAFFGAVVPASLTYVGDTVPAAVRQRALSDLQLALAIGTAAATLVAGAAAALFSWRVMLALSAVLAAVTVAGMRGLSESRADTTLRRPSEQLASVLRRRWSWLVMAFGLVEGAVLLGCFTFLAPALEDGGIGALGAGGVTALYGAGTLGFSRLLKRVAMRPAWSLLAAGGVMMAGGFLVAAAGPNVWGIGAAAILLGGGWSFFHSSLQNWATTLVPEARGTAVALFVASLFVGSAIGSGLGGTLAQHGHYQQLFLLAAATAVPLTVCAAWLRTRYTPTGS
- a CDS encoding helix-turn-helix transcriptional regulator, with translation MAAMRDLGDTGRRTLGAFVRSRRERLSPEDVGISDFSRRRTPGLRREEVASLSGVSLSWYTWLEQGRDIKVSRQVLASLARALRLSAPEIRHLYRLSNELPPDLGEVRGCPGRNEQLQALLDALQPNPAMLLDHHWDVVAWNRAEAALFTDFGALPAERRNMLWVIFGWRPARSLMTDWEAQATQVLAQFRMRADEEPADPRYAEVVADLLAHTPDFARFWQRHDVADYRTVYKDFAHPRVGRLTLRQSKLIAADDPRVHLLARFPADEATKDALARLG